The following proteins come from a genomic window of Halomarina ordinaria:
- a CDS encoding ATP-dependent DNA helicase translates to MKVGDVPAVPEWLAGHLREDGIEELYPPQAAAVERGVTEGESLVASIPTASGKTLIAELAMLASVARGGTALYIVPLRALASEKQREFEQFEAYGLTVGVSTGNYESDGDWLATCDIVVATSEKVDSLVRNGAGWLDDLACVVADEVHLVDDAHRGPTLEVTLAKLRQLNPSLQTVALSATIGNAAEIADWLDAELVDSDWRPIDLRTGVHYGQALHFDDGDTRELAVRSSERPTAAIARETLDEGGSTLVFVNSRRNAEAAAKRLAGVTGEALTPDEEERLETVAEEIREVSDTETSDDLAACVERGAAFHHAGLARDHRSLVEGAFRDRLIKLVSATPTLAAGVNTPSRRVVVRDWRRYDGTVGGMAPLSVLEVHQMFGRAGRPGLDPYGEALLLANSHDELDELFERYVWADPEAVRSKLAAEPALRTHVLATVASGFAGSREGVLEFLDRTLYAAQTTEPGRLEHVTDNVIDYLVVNDFLERTGDDLTATSLGHTVSRLYLDPMSAAEIVDGLRGASAPTAMGLYHLVCRTPDMYELYLRSGDREEYTMLAYERESEFLGAMPSEFEDGRFEEWLSALKTARMLEDWASEVDEERIAERYGVGPGDVRGKVDTAEWLLGAAERLAGELDMGVAPAVREARVRVQHGVKEELMDLAGVRGVGRKRARRLFDAGVETRADLRAAEKPVVLAALRGRRRTAETVLENAGREDVSMEGVTPDPDAAPAESSPAPAEREGTGEDQSSLGDF, encoded by the coding sequence ATGAAGGTAGGAGACGTCCCGGCGGTGCCGGAGTGGCTGGCGGGACACCTCCGCGAGGACGGCATCGAGGAGCTCTACCCGCCGCAGGCGGCGGCGGTCGAGCGGGGCGTCACCGAGGGCGAGAGCCTCGTCGCCTCCATCCCGACGGCGAGCGGGAAGACGCTCATCGCGGAACTGGCGATGCTCGCGAGCGTCGCCCGGGGCGGGACGGCGCTGTACATCGTCCCCCTGCGGGCGCTCGCGAGCGAGAAACAGCGCGAGTTCGAGCAGTTCGAGGCGTACGGCCTCACCGTCGGCGTCTCGACGGGTAACTACGAGTCCGACGGCGACTGGCTGGCGACGTGTGACATCGTCGTCGCGACCAGCGAGAAGGTCGACTCGCTCGTGCGCAACGGTGCGGGCTGGCTCGACGACCTGGCGTGCGTCGTCGCCGACGAGGTCCACCTCGTCGACGACGCCCACCGGGGGCCAACCCTCGAGGTGACGCTCGCGAAACTCCGGCAGTTGAACCCCTCGCTCCAGACCGTCGCGCTGTCGGCGACCATCGGGAACGCCGCCGAGATAGCCGACTGGCTCGACGCCGAACTCGTCGACTCCGACTGGCGGCCCATCGACCTCCGGACGGGCGTCCACTACGGCCAGGCGCTGCACTTCGACGACGGCGACACCCGCGAACTCGCCGTGCGCAGTTCCGAGCGACCGACGGCCGCCATCGCCCGCGAGACCCTCGACGAGGGCGGGTCGACGCTCGTGTTCGTCAACTCCCGGCGGAACGCGGAGGCCGCCGCCAAACGTCTCGCGGGCGTGACCGGCGAGGCGCTCACGCCCGACGAGGAGGAACGTCTGGAGACGGTCGCCGAGGAGATACGCGAGGTGAGCGACACGGAGACGAGCGACGACCTGGCCGCCTGCGTCGAGCGGGGCGCGGCGTTCCACCACGCCGGCCTCGCGCGCGACCACCGCTCGCTGGTCGAGGGGGCCTTCCGCGACCGCCTCATCAAACTCGTCTCGGCGACGCCGACGCTCGCGGCGGGCGTCAACACCCCGTCGCGACGGGTGGTCGTCCGCGACTGGCGGCGCTACGACGGGACCGTCGGCGGGATGGCGCCGCTCTCGGTGCTCGAGGTCCACCAGATGTTCGGCCGGGCGGGACGACCGGGCCTCGACCCCTACGGCGAGGCGCTGTTGCTCGCCAACAGCCACGACGAACTCGACGAACTGTTCGAGCGGTACGTCTGGGCGGACCCCGAGGCGGTGCGCTCGAAACTCGCCGCCGAACCCGCCCTCCGGACGCACGTCCTCGCCACCGTCGCCTCGGGGTTCGCCGGGTCGCGCGAGGGCGTCCTCGAGTTCCTCGACCGGACGCTGTACGCCGCCCAGACGACCGAACCGGGGCGACTCGAACACGTCACGGACAACGTCATCGACTACCTCGTCGTCAACGACTTCCTCGAACGCACGGGCGACGACCTGACGGCGACCAGCCTCGGCCACACCGTCTCGCGGCTCTACCTCGACCCGATGAGCGCCGCCGAGATCGTCGACGGCCTCCGCGGCGCGAGCGCCCCCACCGCGATGGGGCTCTATCACCTCGTCTGCCGGACCCCCGACATGTACGAACTCTACCTGCGGTCGGGCGACCGCGAGGAGTACACGATGCTCGCTTACGAACGCGAGAGCGAGTTCCTCGGCGCGATGCCCTCGGAGTTCGAGGACGGCCGCTTCGAGGAGTGGCTCTCGGCGCTCAAGACCGCCCGGATGCTGGAGGACTGGGCGAGCGAGGTGGACGAGGAACGCATCGCCGAGCGCTACGGCGTCGGCCCCGGCGACGTGCGCGGGAAGGTCGACACCGCGGAGTGGTTGCTCGGGGCGGCCGAGCGCCTCGCGGGCGAACTCGACATGGGCGTCGCGCCCGCCGTCCGCGAGGCACGCGTCCGCGTCCAGCACGGCGTGAAGGAGGAGCTGATGGACCTCGCGGGCGTACGCGGCGTCGGTCGAAAGCGTGCCCGGCGGCTGTTCGACGCGGGCGTGGAGACGCGCGCCGACCTCCGGGCGGCGGAGAAACCGGTGGTCCTCGCGGCGCTGCGCGGCCGGCGGCGGACCGCCGAGACCGTCCTCGAGAACGCGGGACGCGAGGACGTCTCGATGGAGGGCGTCACTCCCGACCCGGACGCAGCGCCGGCGGAGTCGTCGCCGGCGCCCGCGGAGCGCGAGGGGACGGGGGAGGACCAGTCGAGCCTGGGTGACTTCTGA
- a CDS encoding ferredoxin: protein MRVEFDRDTCIGMYQCVAEWDAFERNKSEGKADLADSEEREDGLFVREVPEDAAFDAKFAARVCPVDAITVYDDDGEQLVPSP, encoded by the coding sequence ATGAGAGTCGAGTTCGACCGCGACACCTGCATCGGGATGTACCAGTGCGTCGCCGAGTGGGACGCCTTCGAGCGTAACAAGAGCGAGGGGAAGGCCGACCTCGCGGACAGCGAGGAGCGCGAAGATGGGCTGTTCGTCCGCGAGGTCCCCGAGGACGCGGCGTTCGACGCGAAGTTCGCCGCTCGGGTCTGCCCTGTCGACGCCATCACCGTCTACGACGACGACGGCGAACAGCTCGTCCCGTCACCGTAA
- a CDS encoding bacteriorhodopsin, with protein sequence MGPTLAEIALGATAPLLQQGGGAYQPGGERLWLLLGTIGMTIGTLYFVQQGRGEQNPRKQEFYIITVFITAIASVAYLAMALGFGVTTIQVGGETTPIYWARYADWLFTTPLLLLDLALLAGANRNTIATLVGLDVGMILTGLVATLTTQGALGLSADAVRLVWWGVSTGFFLVLLYVLLGTLSRSASDRPSEVEELFSTLKNVIIVLWAAYPVVWILGTEGVGLVGLGVETAVFMVLDLSAKVGFGVILLRSRSVLDQAIGERTPPRGSPADD encoded by the coding sequence ATGGGACCTACACTTGCAGAGATTGCACTCGGAGCGACGGCACCACTGCTCCAGCAGGGGGGTGGGGCGTACCAACCGGGGGGAGAGCGCCTCTGGTTGCTGCTCGGGACCATCGGGATGACCATCGGGACGCTCTACTTCGTCCAGCAGGGGCGGGGAGAACAGAATCCACGCAAACAGGAGTTCTACATCATCACGGTGTTCATCACCGCCATCGCCTCGGTGGCGTACCTCGCGATGGCGCTCGGCTTCGGCGTCACGACCATCCAGGTAGGCGGCGAGACGACGCCCATCTACTGGGCGCGCTACGCCGACTGGCTGTTCACGACGCCGTTGCTCCTGCTCGACCTCGCGCTGCTCGCGGGGGCGAACCGGAACACCATCGCGACGCTCGTCGGCCTCGACGTCGGGATGATACTGACGGGCCTCGTCGCCACGTTGACGACGCAGGGGGCGCTGGGGCTGAGCGCCGACGCGGTCCGCCTCGTCTGGTGGGGGGTCAGCACGGGCTTCTTCCTCGTGTTGCTCTACGTCCTGCTCGGCACGCTCTCGCGCAGCGCGAGCGACCGACCCAGTGAGGTCGAGGAACTGTTCAGCACGCTCAAGAACGTCATCATCGTCCTCTGGGCGGCCTACCCCGTCGTCTGGATTCTCGGGACCGAGGGGGTCGGACTGGTCGGCCTCGGCGTCGAGACGGCCGTGTTCATGGTCCTCGACCTGTCGGCGAAGGTCGGGTTCGGGGTCATCCTGCTCCGGAGTCGGAGCGTCCTCGACCAGGCCATCGGCGAGCGGACCCCCCCGAGGGGGTCCCCGGCCGACGACTGA
- a CDS encoding lycopene cyclase domain-containing protein, whose protein sequence is MSLTYLEFHLLFVLPPIALLAATSERLSRTELSGLALMAAVAVVYTAPWDDYLVSLGVWRYGPGVVSARLGAVPVEEYLFFVLQPLLTGLWFHRVAPPLSGSPSRRGRTRLVGVACWIGVTLAGAALLTVPRGFYLGAILVWAAPVVAFQWAVGGPALWAHRRTVALAVGGPTLYLCTVDAVAISLGLWTISPASSTGLSILGLPVEEAVFFLLTNVLLVNGLLLFHWVLARLATGERSRRRLALAGRGVRWR, encoded by the coding sequence ATGTCGCTCACCTACCTCGAGTTCCACCTGCTGTTCGTCCTGCCTCCCATCGCACTCCTCGCCGCGACGAGCGAACGCCTCTCGCGCACGGAACTGTCCGGTCTGGCGCTCATGGCGGCCGTCGCCGTCGTCTACACCGCGCCGTGGGACGACTACCTCGTCTCGCTCGGCGTCTGGCGCTACGGCCCGGGCGTCGTGAGCGCGCGCCTCGGCGCCGTCCCCGTCGAGGAGTACCTCTTCTTCGTCCTCCAGCCGCTGCTGACGGGGCTGTGGTTCCACCGGGTCGCGCCGCCGCTCTCGGGGTCGCCGAGTCGCCGCGGTCGGACCCGACTCGTCGGCGTCGCCTGCTGGATCGGCGTCACCCTCGCGGGCGCGGCCCTGCTCACGGTCCCCCGGGGGTTCTACCTGGGCGCCATCCTCGTGTGGGCCGCCCCGGTCGTCGCCTTCCAGTGGGCCGTCGGCGGGCCGGCGCTGTGGGCGCACCGCCGGACCGTCGCGCTGGCCGTCGGTGGCCCGACGCTCTACCTCTGCACCGTCGACGCCGTCGCCATCTCGCTCGGCCTCTGGACCATCTCGCCGGCCTCCTCCACGGGGCTGTCGATACTCGGGTTGCCCGTCGAGGAGGCCGTCTTCTTCCTGCTGACCAACGTCCTGCTCGTCAACGGACTCCTGCTCTTTCACTGGGTGCTCGCCCGACTGGCGACCGGCGAGCGCTCTCGTCGGCGACTCGCGCTCGCCGGTCGGGGGGTGCGATGGCGGTGA
- a CDS encoding Brp/Blh family beta-carotene 15,15'-dioxygenase — translation MAVSSRTARRTVRRTTTRPVWVALAAVTALVALGPPVPTLLLYLPFALSLLVLGLPHGAVDHLTLLRARGATAEGGLWHLLHGETRDALAAVGVLYFVLGGVYLVGWLLAPAASFCLFVALTWFHWGQGDLYVLVSLVEETHLRTRAQRALALSVRGGLPMVVPLVAAPEQYRRVAASAVATVDPGAAAALDPLFTPTTRLVAGTGLLALSVVALAVGSRRAPRTRPAWRLDALETGLLWAYFLLVPPILAVGLYFCLWHSLRHVVRLELLDARARDALAASRSLPAFGRFSRDAVPLTAVALCLFVALAAFRPTGSASTLLGVYLVFLSLLTLPHVVVVTLLDRTQGVWRPGSA, via the coding sequence ATGGCGGTGAGCTCCCGGACCGCGAGACGGACCGTCCGGCGGACGACGACGCGACCCGTCTGGGTCGCCCTCGCCGCGGTCACCGCCCTGGTGGCGCTCGGCCCGCCCGTGCCGACGCTCCTGCTCTACCTCCCGTTCGCCCTCAGCCTCCTCGTCCTCGGCCTCCCCCACGGCGCCGTCGACCACCTCACGCTCCTCCGCGCTCGCGGCGCGACGGCCGAGGGAGGGCTGTGGCACCTCCTCCACGGCGAGACGCGCGACGCGCTCGCGGCCGTCGGTGTCCTCTACTTCGTCCTCGGCGGCGTCTACCTCGTCGGGTGGCTACTCGCGCCCGCCGCCTCGTTCTGCCTGTTCGTCGCGCTGACCTGGTTCCACTGGGGACAGGGCGACCTCTACGTCCTCGTGTCGCTCGTCGAGGAGACGCACCTCCGGACGCGCGCCCAGCGGGCGCTCGCGCTCTCGGTGCGCGGCGGCCTCCCGATGGTCGTCCCGCTGGTCGCCGCCCCCGAGCAGTACCGCCGGGTCGCCGCGAGCGCCGTCGCCACCGTCGACCCCGGTGCGGCGGCGGCGCTCGACCCCCTCTTCACCCCGACGACCCGGCTCGTCGCGGGGACGGGCCTCCTCGCGCTCTCGGTGGTCGCGCTCGCCGTCGGCTCCCGGCGCGCCCCCCGCACACGCCCCGCCTGGCGTCTCGACGCGCTGGAGACGGGGCTGCTCTGGGCGTACTTCCTCCTCGTCCCGCCGATACTCGCCGTCGGACTCTACTTCTGTCTGTGGCACTCCCTGCGCCACGTCGTCCGCCTCGAACTCCTCGACGCGCGGGCGCGCGACGCGCTCGCCGCCAGTCGGTCGCTCCCGGCGTTCGGCCGGTTCTCGCGCGACGCCGTCCCGCTCACCGCCGTCGCGCTCTGTCTGTTCGTCGCGCTCGCCGCGTTCCGTCCGACGGGGTCGGCGTCGACACTCCTCGGCGTCTACCTCGTCTTCCTCTCGCTGTTGACACTGCCGCACGTCGTCGTCGTGACGCTCCTCGACCGCACGCAGGGCGTCTGGCGGCCGGGGTCCGCCTGA
- the mdh gene encoding malate dehydrogenase, with amino-acid sequence MTKVSVVGAAGTVGAAAGYNIALRDVADEVVFVDIPDKEDETVGQAADVNHGVAYDSNTVVRQGGYEATAGSDVVVITAGIPRKPGQTRIDLAGDNAPIMENIGSSLAEYNDDFVSITTSNPVDLLNRHLYEAGDRARQQVIGFGGRLDSARFRYVLAREFDAPVRNVEATILGEHGDAQVPVFSKVRVNGRDPEFSGEERDRILSDLQESAMEVIERKGATEWGPATGVGDMVEAVLRDTGRVLPGSLVLDGEYGLDDVGLGVPVELGANGVEEVVEWDLSGTERDQLDDAAEKLSEQYSKIA; translated from the coding sequence ATGACGAAAGTTAGCGTAGTGGGGGCCGCCGGGACGGTCGGAGCCGCCGCCGGGTACAACATCGCACTCCGCGACGTCGCGGACGAGGTCGTCTTCGTGGACATCCCGGACAAGGAAGACGAGACGGTCGGCCAGGCGGCGGACGTCAACCACGGCGTCGCCTACGACTCGAACACGGTCGTCCGACAGGGGGGGTACGAGGCGACGGCCGGGTCCGACGTCGTCGTCATCACGGCGGGCATCCCGCGCAAGCCGGGCCAGACCCGCATCGACCTCGCGGGCGACAACGCGCCCATCATGGAGAACATCGGCTCGTCGCTCGCGGAGTACAACGACGACTTCGTCTCCATCACCACGTCGAACCCGGTCGACCTCCTCAACCGCCACCTCTACGAGGCCGGCGACCGCGCCCGCCAGCAGGTCATCGGCTTCGGCGGTCGACTGGACTCCGCGCGCTTCCGGTACGTCCTCGCCCGGGAGTTCGACGCGCCCGTCCGGAACGTCGAGGCGACCATCCTCGGGGAACACGGCGACGCGCAGGTGCCGGTCTTCTCGAAGGTCCGCGTCAACGGCCGCGACCCCGAGTTCTCCGGGGAGGAACGCGACCGCATCCTCTCGGACCTCCAGGAGTCGGCGATGGAGGTCATCGAACGCAAGGGAGCGACCGAGTGGGGGCCGGCGACGGGCGTCGGCGACATGGTCGAGGCCGTCCTCCGCGACACGGGCCGGGTGCTGCCCGGGTCGCTCGTCCTCGACGGCGAGTACGGACTGGACGACGTCGGCCTCGGCGTCCCGGTCGAACTCGGCGCGAACGGCGTCGAGGAGGTCGTCGAGTGGGACCTCTCGGGGACCGAGCGCGACCAGCTCGACGACGCGGCGGAGAAACTCTCCGAGCAGTACTCGAAGATAGCGTAA
- a CDS encoding Sjogren's syndrome/scleroderma autoantigen 1 family protein, producing MSDFDKEAEREKLREQFAEDERRRAGTQRMSELLLKGATMTNKHCDTCGDPVFRWQGEAFCPTCSSAQEAQQRATAEQGAEATAPDEGPTPDEATANEVPVETPDPSDDATGTPDAPRPRTERVDGAAAPARPSAEPASDAPDRPAGQYADLAAARESLARTVTRFAREAEDADDLARAREFLGAVGDAADALAAVRRAER from the coding sequence ATGAGCGACTTCGACAAGGAAGCGGAGCGCGAGAAGCTCCGGGAGCAGTTCGCGGAGGACGAGCGCCGCCGCGCCGGCACCCAGCGCATGAGCGAACTCCTGCTCAAGGGGGCGACGATGACGAACAAGCACTGCGACACCTGCGGCGACCCGGTCTTCCGCTGGCAGGGCGAGGCGTTCTGTCCGACCTGTTCGTCGGCACAGGAGGCCCAGCAGCGCGCGACCGCCGAACAGGGGGCCGAGGCGACCGCCCCCGACGAAGGACCCACGCCCGACGAAGCCACCGCCAACGAAGTCCCCGTCGAGACGCCGGACCCGTCCGACGACGCGACGGGGACGCCCGACGCGCCCCGTCCACGGACCGAGCGCGTCGACGGGGCCGCTGCGCCGGCCCGGCCGTCCGCCGAGCCAGCGTCCGACGCCCCCGACCGTCCGGCCGGCCAGTACGCCGACCTCGCCGCGGCCCGCGAGTCGCTCGCCCGGACCGTCACCCGGTTCGCGCGCGAGGCCGAGGACGCGGACGACCTCGCACGCGCCCGGGAGTTCCTCGGGGCGGTCGGCGACGCGGCCGACGCCCTCGCGGCCGTCCGACGCGCCGAGCGCTGA